The genomic window CACTGTGATTGATGCAATACTACTTGACGAGAAAGGATCGCCAGTGTGGCACGTGATACTCGAATTCGACAACAAGGATGATGACGATTGGATTGCCTTTAGTCCTGTCAAATCGGTGCAGGTTGATGCCGTGACCGGCGCAGCGTCATCTATAATGAGCTTGTAGACCAAGAAGGCAGAACCAAGCCGTGAACCGGAGAACGGCTTGCAAGGTTTTGCAAATGGAAAGTCAACTGTCCGTTCCCGGTTACGGCAACCGTTCTGCCATTGAAGATTTGACACATGATGCAAATGCCCACCGTTTATGACGATGACATCCTCAACGTCGGAGGTGGTTCTTACCCTGATGGCACGCCAACACGAACGACCGTCTATTCCATCGTTTACCCGCCTGTCGGATTTTTGCCTTTCGCTGCAACTGGAAACGGTGACTATCACGGATTCTACTGGCCAATTGGACGCGAAGATCGGCCTCCGATGGTGGCGTACAGCAGCCATGATGCATATGCCTTGATCCCGGAGCACGGCGACCTCACTTCCGCCGGGCGTTGCCAACTTACCCGCGACGAAGACCGAAAGCTTCCATACGAATTCGAATCGGCATTTGATGCCGTAAACGTTCCGCGACCTACGGTTTCCATTTCCGATGTCGTTGCCGTCGACGACCACAAACAACTACTGACGCTTGATCCTGACTCCCCATTCCGAAATTGCGCCGTTGCCGACCAACTGATCGCTGCGAACGAGCTTGACGACGCGGAATCACACTACCGCAGAGCGATCGAGCGACTCCCGGAGTATGGGGCTGCTCACTTTGGCCTTGGGTATCTGCTTCGGCGGACTCGGCGGCAATCGCAGGCATTAATTCACTTGCGCCAATCCCTACTCTGTCCGCTTGCTTTCTGGGGCGGTTGTTTCTGGTCCGATCACATTCTGCCAGGTTCCTTTAGACCCGATTGGGCCCGCAAAGCGCTCCTGTGGCTACAGAAGCTCAAGGAACCCGATGATTCTCTTCGCGACGATCCGTTCATGGAGAACGTTCAAGACTTGACTCTCGATACTGGTGTCGCCGAAAGCCGCGACATCGAATTGTCGATTGCAATGGCTGACGAATATCACCGACGTGGACAATTTCTCGATGCCGTTTTCATGTGGATCACCATTGGTGATCGTGCCGCGCTTGAAACAACGTCCTTTCGCGAACGATACGGACTGACGGCACGTTCATTCGGCACACGCTTGGCTAGGCTATTTCGTGATGCCGGCATTGAGCGCCGCGCGGAACTCGTCGACAATATGATTTCGATGATGGAGAAACCTGAGGGGCTCTATCTCTAACGCAAAGAAGGCAGAACCATGGGTTGCAACGGAGGCCGCGAGCTGACGTTTTCGAAGTGGTAAGTCGTCCGAGCGGCCCCGCTGAACCCTGCCGTTACCCGACTGAAATATGACTCCAGCACTGAACGCATTCCTTGAGCGATTTGCAGAACTCAAAGGTGACGCTAACGGCTGGCTACAAAGCAAGTCGCGGTATCCAACCCTAACCCTTCCCGCCAAACACAAGGATGTTGGACCGCTTTGCATCGACGACAACGGCGACGAACTGACGCTCGAAGTTGGCACCAAACACCACACGCACTTCTCTGGCTACAACTATGACGGCGATTCGGACGATTCGCGGCTTCTTGCTGCGGCTCACGATGCTGCCCGTTTTGCAATCGACGTGATTGCCGATCGCGTGTGCATTACAACTGACTATCTCGATGATCGGTGCATTGGCTGCTCACACTTTTACCTTGACGCCGAAAATGTGACGGCGGATACTGTCCGTGATTCACTGATTGGCGTTCGCGGTGGCAATATACGTTCGGATCGCTTCCTATGGTCTTCCCCGCTGCAGGTAAACGGCGGGTAACTATGCCGTGCACCGGAGCGGCGTCAGCGCGTTTCCTGATGGTTTGTTTTACTCTCGCCGCCCGGTGACGGCGACCGTTCCCCCCGATGAGGTTTTGTGTCCTCTCAGCTACCACCGGAACTCGAACAGCGGGCGCTGACCTTAGCTGGGGACTTCCGGGCCACGCTCTGTGAGATGCTTGGTCCTCCCCGACTGCAATTCCAGGTGTTCGACGTTCGCCAGTCGAACGCTGGGCCAACGATCGCAATCGACGGTGACAAGGCGACGCTTGTGGTTGGCCCAAACGCCGTATCATGCGAATCGACACTTGTTTCCAATGTCGCACACGAATCGGTGCATCTACACCTAACCGACGGTGCTTTTGGCAACGCGAGCGGACTGGAAGAGGGCTTCGCCCTTCACTTCGAACTTTCCCTGGTCGAACAGCATTACGGTACGTCCGAGCGTCAACGACATATCTCACACCTGCCTGGCACCTACACGACTGCACTTCATGACTATGAATACCTGCTGACAATTGCGGACGATCCAGTGGTGCGCGTTCTCGAGAGGCATGGTAAACTAACTGGACTCTCGTGGAGAGATCTGCGTCACTTATTCCCCCAAGCTGGCTTTTGGGTGTCCTATCGTTTGGCGCGCCGGCGACGGATGCGGATGGGGTAACCATGGGTTGCAACGGAGGCCGCGAGTTGACGTGTTTGAAGTGGTGAGTCGTTCGCGCGGCCCCGCTGAACCCTACCGTTCCCCGACTCACCTCATACCAACTTCAGTAAATGCTCGCTGAGCTTGCCGGATTTCTTACGGACTTTCTTGGTGCCTGCCTTCGCGGAGCGTTTGGACGGAACGCCAAGGGCCAACCAGATCCTGACAATCCGGTGAATCGACGGGCCATATTCACGGCTTCGGTTGTCGTCTTTTCGATCTTGGCTTTGCTTGGTTCGCTCATGGCCATGATTTTTGCCGGGTCGTTCATCGCTGCCTGGGTCACTGCGACCATCATTTTCGGCCTTGGTCTATTCGCGTCATTCCGCGCCGTCTTTCCGTGACGCAAATCGTAGTCATCGTGAGGCCGCATGAACCGTCGTCTTTGGGGTACACTTGTCCTACTCGGCGACATAATGAAAACGGCTGGGAACCAGAGAATTGCACGTGAGTGGCGGTGGCCGTGTTTCTTGAAATGGACGATCAACTCCCGCCACCACGTGAATTCCAACGTTCGCCCGCAAAGCTACATCTAACCACACTCATGCCTTCCAAAGTCGAATGTGATGGGATTCAAGAACGTCTGCCTCAGTTGCAAGAGGGTCGAGAGTCTCGGCACGGACCCCTCACAGTTCCGCACTGGCCACTGTCCGCAGTGCTCAGCCCAAATGTTTTTTGTAAACCACAAATTTCGGCCTCCCAAAGCAACAGATGAGAAATCATGGGCGGTTGCGGCGTA from Roseimaritima ulvae includes these protein-coding regions:
- a CDS encoding SMI1/KNR4 family protein, which encodes MMQMPTVYDDDILNVGGGSYPDGTPTRTTVYSIVYPPVGFLPFAATGNGDYHGFYWPIGREDRPPMVAYSSHDAYALIPEHGDLTSAGRCQLTRDEDRKLPYEFESAFDAVNVPRPTVSISDVVAVDDHKQLLTLDPDSPFRNCAVADQLIAANELDDAESHYRRAIERLPEYGAAHFGLGYLLRRTRRQSQALIHLRQSLLCPLAFWGGCFWSDHILPGSFRPDWARKALLWLQKLKEPDDSLRDDPFMENVQDLTLDTGVAESRDIELSIAMADEYHRRGQFLDAVFMWITIGDRAALETTSFRERYGLTARSFGTRLARLFRDAGIERRAELVDNMISMMEKPEGLYL